One Marmota flaviventris isolate mMarFla1 chromosome 17, mMarFla1.hap1, whole genome shotgun sequence genomic window, TAGGAGTTGGGCCACCTGCTTGTGGGGTGAAGCTTCAGAGATATAGAGGTGAACAGGACCCCAGCCTGGTGCTCTGAGAGCTCACAGCCCTGCAGGAGGAGCAAGCCCAGGGACAGAAGCCGCACTGAGTGTGTGCTCATGTTCATCGGCACTCTCCAGATCACCAGGCCCCAAGCACACCTTTTTGCTTTAACAGTGAGGTGGGGGAGGCAGGCTCACTCCTCTATTGTACAGATGACAAATGAAGGCCCCCACAGAGGGGATCTGCTCACTGACTTGCACCGATTTCATTGCAAAGCTCCATGACCCCCAGCCCTGGGGACACTGTGGTGGGCAAGATCCAGCATAGGCCCTTATAGAACTGATAATCCAGTGAGGGCATCTACCAGCAGGGTGACAGCGTCACAGGTAATACCAGGAGTCAGGTCCCAAGGACACCTGACCCAACCTGAGGGAGTCCTGGTGGGCTTCTTGTAGGAAGCAGCACTGAGCCTAACACCTCTATTCCTGCCAGTTCTTCTGTCTGGCTTAGTTCTAGCCCTGTGCCCCCTAGATGGCTGCCTGCCTCTCAAAGGCCCCAGGTCATGACATGTCACACAAGTCACCATGTCCTGTGTTTGCCCAGCTCCCAGCTTGTGCTCAGAGGGCACTGAGCAACTTTGGGTGCCTAGTCCGGGACTTCAGCTCCATGTAGACAGGGTGGTGGGCTCGGGCGGGGGGCTCCCTTCCTCATCAGCACACACCCCTTCCCATATAGGAATCCACCCTGAGTGACGACTCCACGCCCCCCAGCAGCAGCCCCAAGATCCCGAGTGGTCCCCGGCAGGAGGCCAAGTGTTCCTACCCCTACCACACGCTGTCCCAGTCTTCAGATGAGGTGAGTGAGGCTGGCCGCCATGCCGGCTGGAGTCCTGCTGAGTGTGCAGGCTGCGGCCGAGCCTCTCCCCACATTCTCCTGTCTCTGTCCCAGTTCCTGGATGAGCCCCTCCCTACTGTCCAGCACTGGACCAGCCAGCAGGTGGGCCAGTGGCTGCATAGCCTCAATCTGGAGCAGTACGCCGCTGAGTTTGCGGCCCGGCAAGTGGACGGGCCACAACTCCTGCAGCTGGACGGAAGCAAACTGAAGGTAGGTCAGAGTGCAAAGGTCATGACCCAGACAGAGCTTGAGGCAACCTTCAAGGTTGGGGAACTCCTCATGCTACTTTGACCCTcggcccagcctcctgagctgcctttCCGCTCTCCAGCCACTGCTGTGACCTCTGACCTCTAGGCATGGTCCTAGAGGGGTCTGGTAGGGGACCCCAGTCCAGCTGGAAATCCAAGCCCACCACTTGAACTTGATCATCTAGCTCCAGCCCAAGCCTCCAGGCTGATCTTTCCCTTTGGGACGGTCATCTGACCTCTGGAACTTGAGTTTTCCAGTATCATGGGAAGCCAAGCCTCTCCCCTGGTCAGCTCTGCCCCATTCTCAGTCTCAGAGGCTAGCAGTAGTGATGTGTCATGGGGACGGTTTGCAGGGTGGCCTCTGAACTCGGCTGGAAGGTTCCCAGCCTGTCTCCAGCTGTCATCTGAGTTGCTTGGGGGTAGTGGGGAGGGGCCTTGGCCACccaccagctctgtgaccttgagcaagtcactccCCATCTTTGGGCCTCAGCAGGTTGGGCAGGGTTGTGTGGAGGCTGAAACCCCaagtggagggagggaagaaacgGATGGGGAGGCCCACCTCAAGCCTCATCTCTCCCAACCACTCCAATTCCACACTCTCACTGAGGCTTCTGATCCCTGGGCAAGTCACAGTAGGAGGCAGAGGCTGCCCTTCAGGGTGTATCGCTGGGACAGAAGGAAGCCCCGGGCTTGTGTTGGCTGGAGCCGAACCTGGAAGGTTCTGGGATGCTCTCCTCCACCCTGGGATTTTTCCCCCAGAGCCTGGGGCTCAGCAACTCGCATGACCGGGCGCTAGTGAAGCGGAAGTTGAAGGAACTGGCAGCAGCTGCGGAGAAGGAGCGCAAGGCCCAGGAGAAGGCTGCGAGGCAGCGGGAGAAGCTGCGGCGCCGGGAGCAGGAGGCCAAGAAGAGCTAGGGGCGGGCAGGGTGGCACTGGCACCTGGGTGCGGGCAGCCACCAGGCTCAGCGGGCACAGGCCTCACCAGGGGGGTGGGCCTGGGTGCCAGGCTTGGGCTGGCCTAGCCCCACACTCTTGGGGGCACGTGCCGTCTCTCACTCTGTCTGGACCCAGAGTCCCCGGGAAGGGAGACCCCAGGGAGAGGGCCCAGTAATAAATCCGATTCTGAGGACTTGTTTGGCACAGAGTTCCTGGGGGAGGCAGGTAGCAGCTGAAGGGAAGAGGGACAGAGAGGCCAGGGCTGAAGTTAAGTCCAGAAGCCCAGAGGAGCCTGGGTCAGGCTGGCCCTATGTCCTCAGGCCAGGGTGGTGCTGGGCATGAAGGTGCCTGCCTGCCTCCCAGAGGCCCTGCACCTGGGAGGGTCTTCAGGCTCAGAGGGTAGTCTGGGCATCTCAGCAGGGACAGAGCTGTGCCTCTCCAGCTCTTCAAGGTGGCTGTGTTGGGGGAGAGCTGTTCTGCTCCCCAGGTAGATCAGTGAGCATTACAGCAAGTCGCACTCAGGGTAGACTCCCAGCCAACTCCTCAACAGGAGAGCAGAGAGAGCAGGAAGAGATACGTGTGGCCTCTGCAAGGATAGGAGAAGACAGACAGGACAAAAAACCCTTCTTTCTCCTGCCCTGTCCTGTGAGTCCCAAGGCAAGGACAGCATCCAGGCAGCCTGTCCCTTCAGGGCCTATTCAAGAGCAGGACTCTCACCTGCTCTCCAgccaggactcctcctcctcctgctccctcagAGAGCACTTGAGCTCTTTTTGGGGGCAGAACACACTTGGAAGCATCGGGGACAGAGCCCTCCCGGTGCCTTGGTGCTGCTGAACCCATGGCACTTCACCCCAGCCGGCAGAGGCAAAATCTGGGGTTCACCTGGAAGCTGCTGGATGGGAAGGGTCCACTGGCTTCCTCCATCAGCCCCGGCCACTGTGAGGAGCTCAGGGCTCTAGACCAGGCAGGGAGCACAGGCTGCAGCTCACAGGCTGCAGCTCACAGGCTGCAGGGAGGGCCAGGAACGACCCCCCGGGTGGGAGTGGTGtctgtcatttttggaaaatatccAGAGACAGGTTGTCCAGGTACCATGCTGGCCAGCAGCCAGCCCAGCTTCTGAGGCCCTGGTTAGAGCTACCAATGGAGCCTGGGGCTTTGGATTAGAAACCCCTCCCCCTACTGTCTGCCTGGAGAGGTGGACAGGACCAGTGCATGCTGACCCCTCACTCCTCCCCGGCGGCGTCTGTGGCTCCAGGCCAGGGCCCCCTCCCTGGGACCAGCACTTTCCTCCCCTCTGCCATTTGGGCTGGGAGTGGGGCTCCAGAGAGAAAGGGAGCAGCGGGGGCACCCCTGGGCTTGGCAGAGGGGCTGGTGGGGAGATGGGAAGGCATGCGTGTCCTTGAAGCCATCAGGAGCTATAGTGGGTGTCCACCTGCATGTGAAGGGGGGAGGCGGTTCTCAATttctttcaataaacatttacaatGTGCCAGTGACCTCTCTGTCCCAGTTGTGGAGGTGGGTGGGGACACAGGGACGAAGTGATGTCATGTGTGGTGGACTGACAGGCCTGTCACTGTTGCTGGGCTGTCAAGAGCTCTGGAGGACGCTCGCTGCCTGGTATTTTACTCCTGGTACATACGGGTGAGGTCCAAGCTGGGCCAGTGTCCTGGTGGCATCGTGTATGTGACACAGGGTATGGCAGTCTATGTaaatgtgggtgtgtgtggctcCCTGCCCCCAGCAATGCAGCCAGGCCACAGTCTTATTCAATCTCCTCTTTACTGTGAATGTCATTGTCACAGTCACAGCCACTGGGAGGAACACACAGCTTTAACCCCCTGTGTGCTAAGGGGAAGGGTGGGGGCACTGAGGGCTATAAAACTAGCTATGTACAGagcagggagaaaaggagagaaagccaCTCGAGTACACGCTGGGCACAGCAGGACTGAGGTCAGGCAGGACCGAGTGGGGGTGTGGTGGGCAGATGGTGTGCACGTGAGGACATGCTGGGGAGGGTGGCACAACCTTGCCAAGGTCACCTGAGGCTCCCTGGCAGGGCAAGCGACCTCGAGGTTTCCCCAGGTTCCTCTACTTTTGGGATAGACCTGGGCTGAGAACCATTCCCTACTCCCCACCTGCCGACTTCTACCTTGATGCATAGAGTGGAGGCAGAGGTGCCGGAGCAAGACCCTGGCAAGGGTCAGAGGTGCATCCTCTCCCTTCCACTCCCCCCACCAGGCCTGGGGGCACCTGGCCCCTTCCTAACACTGACGATGGACCAGGGCAGTATGCCTGTAAGTGGTGGGGAGTAAGGCAGGAGGAAGTCCAGGGCTATGGTGGGCATGAGGGGGACCCAGGACCCCTGGCAGAAGAGTGATAGTCCTGGTTTCAGGACCACCGTGGGAAAGCGTCTCTAGGGCAACCCATCGGGGTGGATCATCCCCAATCCTCAGGCATCATCCATGGAGACTGGGACCCAGGGAGACCACCCAGGTGTCTCCACGGAGACAGATTGGCACTTAAGGACCACCACAAACCAGTTACTGCAGTGACTTCCACAGAGATAGAAACTGGTCATCAGGGAGAACCACCCCCACCCATTTCCTGGGTGACGGAGAGGGTCGCCTTGGTGGCCAGACCCCAAGGCAGCAGTCTGTCCTCTCGACTACAGGGGAGGGCGGCCCCTAGCTGACTCGGTAGGTGGACGTGTTCTTGGGCTCTGTGCTGGGCACACACCAGTCACCGGCCTCCTGGATGGTCTGGTAGTGGCGCCAGGCTGACTTGTTGTAGACGGGCAGGCGCTCCACTGAGTCTGTGGACAGGGCCTGCGGAGCACAGGGTGAGCCTCGCACCTCCCTGGGACTTGCCCACTCCTCAATAAACCACCCTTCCCCAGGTGGCTGTGCTGGTCCCTGATCCGCACGTCCCACCGCAAGTCAGCCCAGCCACCAGCCACTGGTTGAGACACGACCCTGCTCAGAAGGGCAATGGAAGGGTCTGTTCCCTCCTGTGTCCTGCTCCTGCCCATTCAAGAAAGCTAACTCCCTCAAAGgtcagggagaaagagagaggagggtggGCTGTGACCCTGATTAAGGTCACCAGGTTGGGTCCTCAGTTTCACCCTCTGAGCTGGATAACAAGACCTCCACAGTCCCCTTTCTTTCCAGGTCTAAAAGGTCAAAGGTCCCTGAAAGAGGGGTCTTAATCGTGGACCACGGATTGAAATTCCCTCCCAAGCTGGGGGCTGAGGGTCATATGGGTTGAGGAACTGTACCTCTGCTGATTCTGAGTCTAGAaccaggaaaggaaggaggggtgGATGGGAAACCTCACAGCGGCCCTGCCTGCCCAGAAAACCCTTCTCCAGGGGACTCAGTGGGCAGGGCCTCACCTTGAGATAGATGACAGCATCAGTCCCAAAGCCTTCCATGGAGAAGAGCTGCAAGTCCCCCTGGAAGTACTTGGCATAGAGGCGGGAAATGGGGAGCCCATAGCCAAAGCCAGCCTGCAGGGAGCAAGAAGGCAGCagtgagggggctggggctggtccTGGGGCCACAGGGACCGACAGGTGAGTGGGCTGCTGGGCTGGGGCCATGCAGGGGCCTCCAGAACTGGGACGGGGAAGGGCATGGAAAAGAGAAGCCTCTGAAGCCAGACGGGGGTGTGGGAcggaggaggccaggcaggcAGGAGGTCTGCTCAGGTAGCCAGGAGGCCTGTGCAGGTCACAGGGCTCCCCCTGGGAGTGGGCAGGGAGGCACTGGGCAGCAGAACAATGTCACAAGAAAGGTAGTAactgtggggagagggagggaggaccgAGGAAAGGCGACAGGCAGGAAGACGACCCTCAGCAGAGGTGGACCTGTGCAGGAAAGGGAGAGATGAGGGGACCAGGAGGCCCAGACTCAGGAGAGGGAACTGTCACTACACACTGCCACGGAGGGTACAGCATCACTGGGAGATAGGGAAGCAAGAGGGAGAGAGGTGGAAGAGGCGGGCATCCCCCAGGAGCTCGAGGGCCCTGGAGGAAGCCATCTTACCAGCGGGGTGCCCCCAGTGCCGGGCTGGGGGGTGGGTGCTGTGGAATACATGTAGCTGAAGAGTCGCTCAATCTTCCTCAAGGGGACACCTCCACCCCGGTCACTCATCTGGGGCCAAGGGGACATGTCAGGAGCCCTCCAAAGCTTAGTtttccacccaccaccaccctgaCCTTTCCATGGTTTTCCCCACCCACAAGGGCCACCTACTTTGATGGACAGATCTTCCTCACCCAAGGCCACCATAACCTTGATAGGGGGGAGAACAAGGCTGGATTCGTGGCTCTCCACTGTGGCTCGCATGGCAttctggggagggggagggaatgAGGGCTGAGCTGAGTGAGAGAAGCCAGACCTAATAGGAGCCCTGTGAATGGGGGTCCCCAGCCTCCTCACCTTGAAGAGTTCAAAGAGCATGTGGTAGAGGTGGGAGGGGACGTAGACCATGTGAATGGGCTGGGTGGAGTTGGCAGCTGCAGGGAGTCGAGAGCAAGGTCAGGACACAGCCTGGAGTAAccttcccaccctcctccagacaggcccagcagccctccTGGCCCCCTCTTTGGGTAACAGCCACCCCTCCCAAGCTGTAACTGGGCAATGGCTGCCCAGCTAGAgacatccccagcctcccttgaGCTGGAGGGAGCCAGTGACTCACAGAAGCCCAGTCTTCCCTGTCTTCctgagagctgggggtggggagccagCTCCAAATACCCTGCCACCCAGAGGCGGGCCAGAGGGAAACCTCTCTCTTAATTTAGCCACTCGGATTTGGATTCTGGAAAGGCAGCCAGACTGACGGCCCACCTCCAACTTGGCTCCCCCATCGCCCTCCTGCTAGTCCTCCTATTTCCTTCCTATCCATTTGAAATCATCTTGTTTATGTGTTTGTTGGCCCCATCCCCCAACCTCCCCAGCACCCAGAATATAAGCTCCCCGATGAGAACAGGGACCTTGTCTGTCTTGcttgcaataaatatttatcaaatattgaaATAGTCGCCATCAAATAAAAAATCCTAAAAGCAGCCCTGCTTCTCCCCTGCCTGGAAAGCAGCACCCCCTTCCGGCTGCCCCCCTCACCCGgctctcccctgccccaccctcccgGAGACACCCGCACAGCCTCACTTGCTCACCGTTGACCTCCTGGATCTCCAGGTCAGGTGAGGCCATGTAATACTTGTCACAGAGGAGCTTGGCCATGTCGTAGGCATCTGCAAGAAGATGGGGCCATTCAGGGTATGGGTGGCTCACATAGCAGGCAGTCCCCCTAGCGTGGACAGGGCATCACCAACATTACCTTCATGGGGATGTGCCCCTACCCACCGGGAATGGGTCACCCCTGGCAGGTGGACTTAGAGTGGTCCCCAAGTCTcctgcaggccaggcccagggaggCTCACCTTTCACCACGTCAGACACCTTGCAGTTGGGGTCGATGCTGCCGATGTGTTTGGGGTGGGCAGGGTTGGTGCTGCCATCAAAGATGAGGGCTGTGGGTGGGAGAGAAGGTGCTGCTGGCTGGGCCTAGAGCCTGTCCCTGCATCCCCTCTTCCCAGGGCCATCCCAGAATCCACCCTTCTCCAACCTCCTAGGGGCTCTGATCCCAAAGTGCCCCCAACCCTGGCTGCACCCGTGGCTCAGGCCACCTGGGACCTCTGCAGGCCTGAAGCATGCTTCTTTCCAGAAGTTTCTCCCCACATCTATCCCACCTGACAGCTGTCCTTTACGGCTTTCCCCATCTTGATTTTGAAATTAGTTGAGCATGAGAAACTCGTTGAATTTATGATGGCTATGACCTGTCAACAATCACAGTGAACCTTCCTGGACAAAGAAACTCTAAACAataatctgtttattttaattcatgTGCTGGGGATCTAGCCCAGGGgctcccccctcctcccacccccaccttcccGGCAGCTGGGCTCACTGTGCTGGTTGATGAGCATGCGGATGGAGATGCGGCTGAGGTAGAAGCGGTCCAGGAAGTACTGGATGTTCTGGTTGGAGACCGGGTCATCGCCGTAGGTGTCCTTGTACTCCAGCACGCCCTGGGCCATGGTGGGCACCACGTCATTGTGCCGGTTCCGGATGGTAACCAGGGCATCAGTGAACCTTTGGAAGGTCAGATGTtcaccccacccagccccagccctggggcgCCCAGACTCCTCCTGGTCTTCCCTTCCCAACCCCACGACACACAGCACCCCCTCCTCCTGAAGCCCACCCTTAATCTCCTGCTGCTGTGCCACAGTCTTCGTGCTCAAAGCCCAGAGCTCTCAGATCCTCTGAAGGGCAGCTTCCCAAGGGCAGGGCCCAGCCTCGCCCAGCTGACTCCCACACTGAGAATGGAGTCTGCTTCTCCCCTCAGACTGGACACCCCTGCCTAAGCATCTTTTTATCCTGCTGGCGTTCCGCCAGGAGCTGCAGCCTCAGATGCCCCTCGCCTGGACCTGCCTCCCTGCCACGCTCAAGGCCCTCACTCACTGATGCAGGGTACGGTGGTCCTCAGGGTCCTTGTCCAGGAACTCCATGATGTCCAGCAGACTCTGGACATACCTGTgtgcagagggaaggaggggactTGGCTTCAGCTGCAGCTGGCGAGGCCGCCTCCCAGCCCCTAAGCCAGACCTTGTTCTTGGTCTGTTCCCACTGTGGGATCTGGGGACAGGCTGCAGCACAGCTTTCCTCAACCCATGTCATCTGCACATCTCCCTGACAGCCTGGTAAGTTATGCAAACCTCTAATCCATTGGTTCCCTATGGCACCTCTGCTTTGGAAACTAGAATACTAGTCTTAGGGGAGCCTGGAGATAATTCCATCCAAGAGGCCCCATAGGTCAGGAGAGTGGACCAAGGGCCCAGCAGTGAGAAGACACTGAGGTCCACCTGCCCTTTCCCGGACACATCCTATCACTTCTCCCATAGGCGTCTGCTGCATCCCCTGGGGTACAGACAGAGACTGGCCAGCAGGGACCTCTTCCAGAGTGACATTAGGCCTAGGGAACAGGATCCTAAAATGGTGAGTAGGCAGGGCCTGAGGGAGGGCTAGGTCCCTGGAAAGCCCAGAGAGGCTCCTTTTACTCTGAAGGGCCCCAGCAGCAGTGCACGGTGCCTGCTCCTACCTGCAGCTAGGTCAGAGGATGCAAAAGGAACACAGGGCCAGCAGGGGACAGCTTCCGCATATGAGTCACCTGGGCTAGCAGATGATGCCAACCTGGAGCCACTGTCCCCCCTAAGGTTCCCGGTTTCTCTGCTAACATGCCCAGTCTGCAGCCTGTTCTCCTGGGAGGGCAGGAAGCACTGGGTCTCTGGCAGAAACGCTCCAGCCAGGAGGCAGGTGGGGGAAGGGCTGCCTTTAGCCCCGTGGCAGGGGGCCCAGGCTTGGCGGTGTGTCTGGAAAGGGCCCTACCACATTCAGAGCCACTTCCAAGGCCAGTATGCTCTGACCTTCATGGTGACCTCTAAGAGGTAAGAAAGGGATGAGCCTCAGTCACCTCAACCCAGGCCTGGGGCAGCTGGGAGGGGGATGATGAAGGCCCAGAGGTCTCCAGCTCTCCTGTCACCCATCAGGCTGTGACTGCCCGGGATTCCCATCTCCAGACCTCCACTCAGGCTGTTCCTCTGCTCAGGTGCCCTTCCACTTACACCCACCAACTGCTGCCCTTCCCTCGCTCGCTAAGACAGCAGAGAAGATGGTAAACGAACCAGCTTGGAATGGGCTCTGCTTGGTCCCCGTCCTAGCTCTTCCACATCAAGCTGTGTGGCCCTGAGTAAGTCATGGAACCTGTCTGGGCCTGAATGTCTTCATTAGGAAAATGGGGACTTTGTAGACACATTTACTACTGCTTTTTGGTGAGGACTAAATGATCACTGGCATGGTGTGGAGCTCATTGCACTCTCCGAATGCTTGCTCAGAAACGTACCATCTGAGCACACCCTGAGGCCCCGTGCCTCCGACACCCCTGTACTTCTTATAGGCCCCAAATGACACCATTCTTTGGTCCACACTGCCCTGAAGAGCTCCCCTCTGTGGGCAGGAATGGGGCTCTTACCCCTGGGGCTCCCCGCAGCCTCCCCACCCAGGGCCCAGGATACAGCCTGACAGACAGAGGTGTCCTTGCTGACAGGGTGGGGACGGGGAGCCACAGTTGAGATCAGCTTCCCCCCAGAGTTACCCCATCCCTGTCCGAAGACATTGGATGGCACTAAGACCTCACTTCGGTCTCCTGAAGAATTACAACAGCTGACACTTACGCAGAGTCCACTGTCTCCACCTGCGC contains:
- the Pdk2 gene encoding pyruvate dehydrogenase kinase, isozyme 2, with translation MRWVRALLKNASLAGAPKYIEHFSKFSPSPLSMKQFLDFGSSNACEKTSFTFLRQELPVRLANIMKEINLLPDRVLSTPSVQLVQSWYVQSLLDIMEFLDKDPEDHRTLHQFTDALVTIRNRHNDVVPTMAQGVLEYKDTYGDDPVSNQNIQYFLDRFYLSRISIRMLINQHTLIFDGSTNPAHPKHIGSIDPNCKVSDVVKDAYDMAKLLCDKYYMASPDLEIQEVNAANSTQPIHMVYVPSHLYHMLFELFKNAMRATVESHESSLVLPPIKVMVALGEEDLSIKMSDRGGGVPLRKIERLFSYMYSTAPTPQPGTGGTPLAGFGYGLPISRLYAKYFQGDLQLFSMEGFGTDAVIYLKALSTDSVERLPVYNKSAWRHYQTIQEAGDWCVPSTEPKNTSTYRVS